From a region of the Phycisphaerales bacterium AB-hyl4 genome:
- a CDS encoding ubiquitin-like small modifier protein 1: MPDTVKIHIPTALRPQVGDQESVDVPANTVGEALGTLKNQYPDFGKKLYKTDDQLNRFINVYLNDEDIRFLDNLDTELKAGDEVSIVPAIAGG, translated from the coding sequence ATGCCCGATACCGTCAAAATCCACATTCCCACCGCGCTGCGTCCCCAGGTTGGCGACCAGGAATCCGTCGACGTGCCCGCGAACACCGTCGGCGAAGCGTTGGGCACATTGAAAAACCAATACCCCGACTTCGGCAAGAAACTCTACAAGACGGATGACCAGCTCAACCGCTTCATCAACGTTTACCTCAACGACGAAGACATCCGCTTCCTCGACAACCTCGACACCGAGCTGAAAGCCGGCGACGAAGTCTCCATCGTGCCCGCCATCGCGGGGGGGTAA
- the dnaG gene encoding DNA primase has translation MPVREDQKIQVQQATDIVRLIGEHVALRPKGREFAGLCPFHDDQNPSMFVSPAKQIYKCFSCGAGGDVFTFVTQYHKMTFPEALRHLADQAGIKLQAAGGRGQGSDEGPSERQRIAAANELAMGFFRTLYKHPEHGQAVREYVEKRGINAEMIEAFQLGYASDRWDGLATTIDRKSWDLQSFIAAGLVTPRNRNHDDSNNSELETRNSKPSNCYDRLRHRLIFPIFDAIGRPIAFGGRKLREADEPKYLNSPETKLFNKSATLYGLHLAKKPIIDSKTAVIVEGYTDVIACHQHGAKNVVATLGTALTREHVGELRRYAQKVVLVFDADEAGRKAADRAVELFLTGDLDVAIAVLPTGPDGAKLDPAELLAQPDGLAQWRRVVDDASDALAYQFDRIAADLTAAGTITGRQAIAEAYLDQLGRLGLSRMGQIRRALTVQRLANLLKMSESAVNDVLTGLEQRNTRFSQPAQPAQPDADESPWPAESLETGDFEADKAQPDVASRHSRSTLKAVERAERQLVGCLLRDTALFHHTLSDGRTLDEALTPAEMVTSIGRRVYQWVYNALCETEPVTLASLLGTLAEETDTQPLANWLTDADAEVEKATAGKAELLMSMLTSAAEALLAFEGEKRYRADLRGRAVAGEDRSLREAMASLRANPSPVRIARPRS, from the coding sequence ATGCCAGTGCGAGAAGACCAGAAAATCCAGGTCCAGCAGGCGACCGACATCGTCCGATTGATCGGCGAACACGTGGCCCTCCGCCCCAAAGGGCGCGAGTTTGCCGGCCTCTGCCCCTTCCACGACGACCAGAACCCGTCCATGTTCGTCTCGCCCGCGAAGCAGATCTATAAATGCTTCTCCTGCGGCGCCGGCGGCGACGTGTTCACCTTCGTCACCCAGTACCACAAGATGACTTTCCCCGAAGCGCTGCGACACCTCGCGGACCAGGCAGGCATCAAGTTGCAGGCGGCAGGCGGCAGGGGCCAGGGATCAGACGAAGGCCCCAGCGAACGCCAACGCATCGCCGCCGCCAACGAGCTGGCCATGGGCTTCTTCCGCACGCTCTACAAGCATCCCGAGCACGGCCAAGCCGTCCGCGAATACGTCGAAAAACGCGGCATCAACGCCGAAATGATCGAAGCCTTCCAGCTCGGCTACGCCTCCGACCGCTGGGACGGCCTCGCCACCACCATCGACCGCAAAAGCTGGGATCTGCAAAGCTTCATCGCCGCCGGCCTCGTCACCCCCCGCAACCGCAACCACGACGACAGCAATAACTCGGAACTCGAAACTCGAAACTCCAAACCCTCCAACTGCTACGACCGGCTACGCCACCGCCTGATTTTTCCCATTTTCGACGCGATCGGACGACCCATCGCCTTCGGCGGTCGTAAGTTGCGGGAGGCCGACGAACCAAAGTACCTCAACAGCCCCGAAACAAAGCTGTTTAACAAGTCGGCGACCCTGTACGGCCTGCACCTGGCGAAGAAACCGATCATCGACAGCAAAACCGCGGTGATCGTCGAAGGCTACACCGACGTCATCGCCTGCCACCAGCATGGGGCGAAAAACGTGGTCGCCACCCTCGGCACGGCCCTGACCCGCGAACACGTGGGCGAACTGCGTCGTTATGCACAGAAGGTGGTGCTCGTCTTCGACGCCGACGAAGCCGGGCGAAAGGCCGCCGACCGTGCCGTGGAACTGTTCCTCACCGGAGACCTCGATGTGGCGATCGCCGTGCTGCCCACCGGCCCGGACGGTGCAAAACTCGACCCCGCCGAGCTGCTCGCCCAGCCCGACGGCCTCGCGCAGTGGCGCCGCGTGGTGGACGATGCCAGCGACGCCCTTGCGTACCAGTTTGACCGGATTGCCGCCGACCTCACCGCCGCCGGCACCATCACCGGCCGACAGGCGATCGCGGAAGCCTACCTCGACCAGCTCGGTCGGCTAGGCCTTTCCCGCATGGGCCAGATCCGCCGGGCGCTCACCGTGCAGCGGCTGGCGAATCTGCTGAAAATGAGCGAGTCCGCCGTCAACGATGTGCTCACCGGACTGGAGCAGCGAAACACCCGCTTTAGCCAACCTGCCCAGCCTGCGCAGCCCGACGCCGACGAGTCGCCGTGGCCTGCGGAATCGTTGGAAACCGGCGATTTCGAGGCGGATAAAGCTCAACCGGATGTTGCTTCACGCCATTCACGGTCTACACTTAAGGCGGTTGAGCGGGCGGAGCGGCAGCTCGTCGGTTGCCTGCTTCGAGACACGGCGTTATTCCATCACACGCTGTCGGACGGCCGAACGCTCGACGAAGCATTGACGCCGGCGGAGATGGTCACGTCGATCGGCCGAAGGGTGTACCAGTGGGTGTACAACGCATTATGTGAAACAGAACCGGTGACGCTCGCGTCGCTGCTGGGAACGCTCGCGGAGGAGACAGACACTCAGCCGCTGGCCAACTGGCTGACGGACGCGGACGCGGAGGTGGAGAAGGCGACGGCGGGCAAAGCCGAGCTGTTGATGTCGATGCTGACGTCCGCAGCCGAGGCGTTGCTCGCGTTTGAGGGTGAAAAGCGATACCGGGCGGATTTGCGCGGCCGAGCGGTGGCCGGCGAAGATCGCTCGCTTCGGGAGGCGATGGCGTCGCTTCGAGCGAATCCCTCGCCCGTGCGGATTGCCAGGCCGAGGTCATGA
- the rpoD gene encoding RNA polymerase sigma factor RpoD, with amino-acid sequence MAELIRCGCAYGCITFDQLIALLPDEMVEPDKVDELLVLLRQQGVRIVNEYDAPAVLRQRKVKGHKLEASEPELHLAEQVAAEESTGTEMMEEEEQAAKAEFIRALQEVNSKRIDDPVRMYLTQMGEISLLTRDEEIRLAKKIETTRYIFRRKVLESDYSVKQAVEVLEMVDEGDLPFDRTMKISTAEEDAKGKIAARIPVNLKTVRRLMDLNRTDWEALDEAGRKSKTAVEQTRLRIRARRRKMATLIEELSLRTSKIQPLLKKLHSIANKMIELQKTIASSEQHPDRYDPEDIMVMREELSGLRSLVLEDPEELLARVEDIIIVFDEYEQAKRDLSGGNLRLVVSIAKKYRNRGLSFLDIIQEGNTGLMRAVDKYEYKRGYKFSTYATWWIRQAITRAIADHARTIRIPVHMIETMSKLRNIAKQLLQGLGREPTIEEIAEEAKMPVAEARRVMKISRHPISLDRPVGESEDSYFGDFIEDDSIENPSESATSDMLRGRIEQVLKTLTYREREIIKLRYGIGDGYTYTLEEVGRIFKVTRERVRQVEAKAIRKLQHPVRSRKLQGFLDGSVESEVAESR; translated from the coding sequence ATGGCCGAACTGATCCGATGTGGTTGCGCATATGGCTGCATCACCTTCGACCAGTTGATCGCCCTGCTCCCCGACGAGATGGTCGAGCCGGACAAGGTCGACGAATTGCTCGTGCTGCTTCGTCAGCAAGGCGTTCGCATCGTCAACGAGTACGACGCGCCCGCCGTGCTCCGCCAGCGAAAAGTCAAGGGTCACAAACTCGAAGCCTCCGAGCCCGAGTTGCACCTCGCCGAGCAGGTCGCCGCCGAGGAAAGCACCGGCACGGAGATGATGGAGGAAGAGGAACAGGCCGCCAAAGCCGAGTTCATCCGCGCCCTGCAGGAAGTCAACTCCAAGCGCATCGACGACCCCGTGCGGATGTACCTCACGCAGATGGGCGAAATCAGCCTGCTGACGCGTGACGAGGAAATCCGCCTCGCGAAGAAGATTGAAACCACCCGCTACATCTTCCGCCGCAAGGTGCTCGAAAGCGACTACTCCGTCAAGCAGGCGGTGGAAGTGCTCGAAATGGTCGACGAAGGCGATCTCCCCTTCGACCGCACGATGAAAATCTCCACCGCCGAGGAAGACGCCAAGGGCAAGATCGCCGCGCGCATCCCGGTGAACCTCAAGACCGTGCGTCGTCTGATGGACCTCAACCGCACGGACTGGGAAGCCCTCGACGAGGCCGGCCGCAAGAGCAAGACCGCCGTCGAACAGACCCGCCTGCGCATCCGCGCCCGCCGACGCAAGATGGCGACCCTCATCGAAGAGCTCAGCCTGCGGACGAGCAAGATTCAGCCGCTGCTGAAGAAGCTGCACTCGATCGCGAACAAGATGATCGAGCTGCAGAAGACCATCGCCAGCAGCGAGCAGCACCCCGACCGCTACGACCCGGAAGACATCATGGTCATGCGCGAAGAGCTCTCCGGCCTTCGCTCGCTGGTGCTCGAAGACCCCGAAGAACTGCTCGCCCGCGTCGAAGACATCATCATCGTCTTCGACGAATACGAGCAGGCGAAGCGCGACCTCTCCGGCGGCAACCTCCGCCTCGTGGTCTCCATCGCCAAGAAATACCGCAACCGCGGCCTCAGCTTCCTCGACATCATTCAGGAAGGCAACACCGGCCTCATGCGCGCGGTCGACAAGTACGAATACAAGCGCGGCTACAAGTTCTCCACCTACGCCACCTGGTGGATTCGCCAGGCCATCACCCGCGCTATCGCCGACCACGCACGCACAATCCGCATCCCCGTGCACATGATCGAAACGATGAGCAAGCTGCGCAACATCGCCAAGCAACTGTTGCAAGGCCTCGGCCGCGAGCCAACCATCGAAGAAATCGCCGAGGAAGCCAAGATGCCCGTCGCCGAAGCGCGACGCGTCATGAAGATCAGCCGTCACCCCATCTCGCTCGACCGACCCGTCGGCGAAAGCGAAGACAGCTACTTCGGCGACTTCATCGAAGACGACTCCATCGAGAACCCCTCCGAAAGCGCCACCAGCGATATGCTCCGCGGCCGCATCGAACAGGTGCTCAAAACACTCACCTACCGCGAACGCGAAATCATCAAGCTCCGCTACGGCATCGGCGACGGCTATACCTACACCCTCGAAGAAGTCGGCCGTATCTTCAAAGTCACCCGCGAACGCGTGCGACAGGTTGAAGCCAAAGCCATCCGCAAACTCCAGCACCCCGTCCGCAGCCGCAAGCTCCAGGGCTTCCTCGACGGCAGCGTCGAAAGCGAAGTCGCCGAGTCACGGTAA
- a CDS encoding PhzF family phenazine biosynthesis protein → MSHAIYHVDAFTDSPFAGNPAAVCLITGELDDDWLQAVATEMNLSETAFVRPIPGGFELRWFTPAAEVELCGHATLAAAHVLWEQQLMGAEKPIAFKTRHRGVLHCELDAESGLIAMDFPADPPAVAEPVAGLIEALGVEPVTVLRSRYDWVVEVEDSAAVREARPNMLALMDIDARGVGLTARGGEADEADFVSRFFAPRLRIDEDAVTGSLHCVLGPYWRRMLGKDVMDAAQLSQRGGRLRVAMREGDERVALAGRAVTVTVGQLLV, encoded by the coding sequence ATGAGTCATGCCATTTACCATGTGGATGCGTTTACCGATTCGCCGTTTGCGGGGAACCCGGCGGCGGTGTGCCTGATCACCGGGGAACTCGACGACGACTGGCTGCAGGCGGTCGCGACGGAGATGAACTTGTCGGAGACGGCGTTCGTTCGGCCGATTCCCGGCGGCTTCGAGCTGCGGTGGTTTACGCCCGCGGCCGAGGTGGAGCTTTGCGGACACGCGACGCTGGCGGCGGCGCATGTGCTTTGGGAGCAGCAGTTAATGGGGGCGGAGAAGCCGATCGCGTTCAAGACGCGGCATCGCGGGGTGCTGCATTGCGAGCTGGATGCGGAATCGGGGCTGATTGCGATGGACTTCCCGGCCGACCCGCCCGCGGTGGCCGAGCCGGTGGCGGGGCTGATCGAGGCGCTGGGGGTCGAGCCGGTGACGGTGCTGCGGAGTCGGTACGACTGGGTGGTGGAGGTGGAAGACTCGGCGGCGGTGCGGGAGGCGCGGCCGAACATGCTGGCGCTGATGGATATTGATGCGCGAGGCGTGGGGCTGACTGCCCGAGGCGGGGAGGCGGATGAGGCGGATTTCGTGTCGCGGTTTTTCGCGCCGCGACTGCGGATTGATGAAGATGCGGTGACCGGCTCACTGCACTGCGTGCTCGGGCCTTACTGGCGGCGGATGCTGGGCAAGGATGTGATGGATGCGGCGCAACTGTCGCAGCGCGGCGGTCGGCTGCGGGTGGCGATGCGGGAAGGGGACGAGCGGGTGGCGCTGGCGGGGCGGGCGGTGACGGTGACGGTGGGGCAGTTGTTGGTGTAA
- a CDS encoding DinB family protein: MDRYLQHAAALNVKFANAQVAELTAEQMVAQPSPNATMNHPAWVLGHLCVYNSVSSKLLGGEALCPEAWETTFGMGSTPQPSADAYPSKQTLLDTFASSTTSAMDALLSASEDALQQPAPEVMRDFFPTVGDYVLYDLTAHVGFHLGQLSAWRRAMGLPSLF, encoded by the coding sequence ATGGATAGGTATCTTCAACACGCGGCAGCGCTGAACGTCAAGTTCGCCAACGCACAGGTCGCCGAGCTGACCGCCGAGCAGATGGTCGCGCAGCCGTCGCCCAACGCGACGATGAACCACCCCGCATGGGTGCTGGGCCATCTGTGCGTTTACAACAGCGTGTCCAGCAAACTGCTCGGCGGCGAAGCGCTTTGTCCCGAAGCATGGGAAACGACGTTCGGCATGGGCAGCACGCCGCAGCCGTCAGCCGATGCGTACCCCTCGAAGCAGACGCTGCTCGACACGTTCGCGTCGTCGACCACGTCGGCTATGGACGCGCTATTGAGCGCATCGGAAGATGCCCTGCAACAGCCGGCCCCCGAAGTGATGCGCGACTTTTTCCCCACCGTCGGTGACTACGTGCTCTATGACCTGACCGCCCACGTCGGGTTTCACCTCGGCCAGCTCTCCGCGTGGCGGCGGGCGATGGGGCTGCCGTCGTTGTTTTGA
- a CDS encoding ThiF family adenylyltransferase yields MNTTTSDIQHPTSDIDDLARYHRQMLLPGFGEEGQRKLLASKALIVGCGALGTVAANLLARAGVGELIIVDRDFIEATNLQRQVLFDENDVRDAIPKAEAAKRKINQINSQVKVTAIVDDLNHTNIEKLAEGCDVLVDGVDNFETRFIVNDAAVKLGIPYVYGGAVGTVGMQYTILPHTPAGDSPWEKVGKATPCLRCIFEQAPPPGMNPTCDTAGVLNTSVGIVATYEANEALKLLTGNWDAVSPTLLHIDTWHNLVKQFKVGKAYDLGECVCCKKRSFEFLDGKFGSSTTTLCGRNAVQLQQKESSGGKLDFDEIAGRLRSHGDVTANKFMLRANITDNGEPYELTLFTDGRAIVKGTQKPDVARGIYAKYVGA; encoded by the coding sequence ATGAACACAACAACATCCGATATTCAACATCCGACATCCGACATCGACGACCTCGCCCGCTATCACCGGCAGATGCTGTTGCCCGGCTTCGGCGAAGAAGGCCAGCGCAAGCTGCTGGCCAGCAAGGCCCTCATCGTCGGCTGCGGCGCGCTCGGCACGGTGGCCGCCAACCTGCTCGCCCGCGCGGGTGTGGGTGAGTTGATCATTGTCGACCGCGACTTCATCGAAGCGACCAACCTCCAACGGCAAGTGCTCTTCGATGAAAATGACGTCCGCGACGCCATCCCCAAAGCCGAGGCCGCCAAGCGAAAGATCAACCAGATCAATTCGCAGGTGAAAGTCACCGCCATCGTTGACGACCTGAACCACACGAATATCGAAAAGCTCGCCGAGGGCTGCGATGTGCTCGTCGACGGCGTGGACAACTTCGAAACGCGTTTCATCGTCAACGACGCGGCCGTCAAACTCGGTATCCCCTACGTCTACGGCGGCGCGGTGGGTACGGTCGGCATGCAGTACACCATCCTCCCCCACACGCCGGCCGGCGATTCGCCATGGGAAAAGGTCGGCAAGGCCACGCCTTGCCTGCGCTGCATCTTCGAGCAGGCTCCGCCGCCGGGCATGAACCCGACCTGCGACACCGCCGGCGTGCTGAACACCAGCGTCGGCATCGTCGCCACCTACGAAGCCAACGAAGCGCTCAAGCTGCTCACCGGCAACTGGGACGCCGTCAGCCCGACGCTGCTGCACATCGATACCTGGCATAACCTCGTCAAGCAGTTCAAGGTCGGCAAGGCGTATGACCTTGGCGAATGTGTCTGCTGCAAGAAGCGATCGTTCGAGTTTCTCGACGGCAAGTTCGGCAGCTCGACCACCACGCTCTGCGGCCGAAACGCCGTGCAACTGCAACAAAAAGAATCCTCGGGCGGCAAGCTCGACTTCGACGAAATCGCCGGCCGACTGCGCAGCCACGGTGATGTCACCGCTAACAAGTTCATGCTCCGCGCCAACATCACTGACAACGGCGAGCCGTATGAGTTGACTCTGTTCACCGACGGCCGAGCGATCGTCAAAGGCACGCAGAAGCCGGACGTCGCACGCGGTATTTACGCGAAATATGTGGGGGCATAA
- the rpmB gene encoding 50S ribosomal protein L28 encodes MPRVCEFTGRRTSSGNTYTHRGKAKYLGGVGTKVTGKTKRKFKPNIKAITAVIDGSVVRVKASTKAIRSGLVVKPLKRKYAYRPDAEQTQGE; translated from the coding sequence ATGCCACGAGTTTGTGAATTTACCGGTCGTCGGACCTCGTCCGGCAACACGTACACCCACCGCGGTAAAGCCAAATACCTCGGCGGTGTCGGTACGAAAGTCACCGGCAAGACCAAGCGGAAGTTCAAGCCCAACATCAAGGCGATCACCGCTGTCATCGACGGCTCGGTCGTCCGCGTCAAGGCTTCAACCAAGGCCATCCGCTCCGGCCTGGTCGTCAAGCCGCTCAAGCGCAAATACGCCTACCGCCCCGACGCCGAGCAGACCCAGGGCGAATAA
- a CDS encoding aminotransferase class V-fold PLP-dependent enzyme, producing MIYFDNAATSFPKPAVVAQAMTKFLTEDAANPGRAGHRMAVRAEQMLDDVRLKLTRLIKGDDHHRLIFAMNGTDALNMAIKGVLSEHTTTNGGKPHVITTVLEHNSVSRPLQGMAARGDIDLTRVRCDAVGNVDPDDIRNAITPATQLIALTHASNVLGTMQNAAAVGAIAREHDLLFLLDAAQTIGVVPIDINAMHVDLLAFPGHKSLLGPTGTGALYVGERCPEPAEALAATHEAGHLDQQITRKGKLRALNPWREGGTGGDSATPTQPPLYPYYLEGGTPNTVGIVGLGAALDTLTPEAMAESLEHEQAQCARLIERFADDDRFTVYGPQDASKCVGTLSINLEGFEPSDLGSILDDSFDIAVRPGLHCSPYTHRQLGTFPSGTLRISPGAFNTDEQLDQLIDALEQIAG from the coding sequence ATGATCTACTTCGACAACGCCGCCACGAGTTTTCCCAAGCCCGCCGTCGTCGCACAGGCGATGACGAAGTTCCTCACGGAAGACGCCGCCAACCCCGGCCGGGCGGGGCATCGTATGGCCGTCCGCGCTGAGCAAATGCTCGACGACGTTCGCCTCAAGCTCACGCGCCTGATCAAGGGCGACGACCATCACCGCCTCATCTTCGCCATGAACGGCACGGACGCGCTGAACATGGCCATCAAGGGTGTGCTCAGCGAACACACCACAACCAACGGCGGCAAGCCCCACGTCATCACCACCGTCCTCGAACACAACTCCGTCAGTCGGCCGCTGCAAGGCATGGCCGCCCGCGGCGACATCGACCTCACCCGCGTCCGCTGCGACGCCGTGGGCAATGTCGATCCTGACGACATCCGCAACGCCATCACGCCCGCGACGCAACTGATTGCGCTCACCCACGCTTCCAACGTGTTGGGCACGATGCAAAACGCCGCCGCCGTCGGTGCGATCGCCCGCGAACACGATCTGCTCTTTCTGCTCGACGCGGCACAGACGATCGGCGTTGTGCCCATCGACATCAACGCGATGCACGTCGACCTGCTCGCCTTCCCCGGCCACAAAAGCCTGCTCGGGCCCACCGGCACGGGCGCGCTCTACGTCGGCGAGCGCTGCCCGGAGCCCGCCGAGGCCCTCGCCGCCACGCACGAAGCCGGCCACCTCGATCAGCAGATCACACGCAAGGGCAAGCTCCGCGCACTCAACCCCTGGCGCGAAGGCGGCACGGGTGGCGACTCCGCCACGCCCACCCAACCGCCGCTCTACCCCTACTACCTCGAAGGCGGCACGCCCAACACCGTCGGCATCGTCGGCCTCGGCGCCGCGCTCGACACACTCACACCCGAAGCCATGGCGGAATCGCTCGAACACGAGCAAGCCCAATGCGCCAGGCTCATCGAACGCTTCGCCGACGACGATCGTTTCACCGTCTACGGCCCGCAAGATGCAAGCAAATGCGTCGGCACGCTTTCAATCAACCTCGAAGGCTTCGAGCCAAGCGACCTCGGCTCCATCCTCGACGACAGCTTCGACATCGCTGTCCGCCCCGGCCTGCACTGCTCGCCGTACACGCATCGGCAGCTGGGCACGTTCCCCAGCGGCACGCTGCGCATCAGCCCCGGCGCGTTCAACACCGACGAGCAGCTCGATCAATTGATCGACGCGCTCGAACAGATCGCTGGCTGA